A stretch of Acropora palmata chromosome 9, jaAcrPala1.3, whole genome shotgun sequence DNA encodes these proteins:
- the LOC141892931 gene encoding retinoblastoma-binding protein 5 homolog gives MNLELLQSFGQSYPEEYDGSLDSVSVAVTATFNRRGSLLAVGCNDGRIVIWDFLTRGIAKILSAHVHPVTSVSWSRNGRKLLSGSTDWNVSVWDVLSGECDQKYRFQSPVSKVQFHPRNNKVILVCPMKHAPVLVKLDGQHHSLPAGGESEQNIVASFDRKGEYIYTGNSKGKVLVIDAETYEVVTEFRIQTGTSANTAVKAIEFARRGSAFLINSQDRIIRVFDSQIVLSCQGTEGAEPEPIQKLQDLVNRTLWKKCCFSGDGEYICAGSSRTHALYIWEKGVGNLVKILHGTKGELLLDVVWHPIRPIIASISSGVVSIWAQNHVENWSAFAPDFKELDENVEYEEKENEFDIEDEDEEAEVPSETEAGEEDEVDVCTVERIPALCSSDEENDEDPDSIYYLPVAPEIDDPEETGWTQEFSQNDVHPTGVERKRSATQESSSESQKKKIKVIDIRNGSSEQESKSHGINKSSPQSKPFQSEETSARNLESVSGVAKTNELDKQANTDIDSIFE, from the exons ATGAACCTTGAACTTCTCC AGTCTTTTGGTCAAAGCTACCCTGAG GAATATGATGGAAGCTTGGACTCAGTTAGTGTTGCAGTGACAGCAACTTTCAATCGCAGAGGTTCTCTCCTAGCTGTGGGTTGTAATGATGGTCGTATTGTCATCTGGGATTTTCTAACTAGAGGAATTGCCAAAATTCTTAGTGCTCATGTGCATCCAGTAACCTCAGTCAG TTGGAGTCGCAATGGTCGTAAATTATTAAGTGGTTCAACAGACTGGAATGTGTCCGTATGGGATGTCCTCTCAGGGGAATGCGATCAGAAATATCGCTTTCAATCTCCTGTCAGCAAAGTGCAGTTCCACCCTAGAAACAA TAAAGTGATCCTTGTTTGTCCAATGAAACACGCTCCTGTACTTGTAAAACTGGATGGCCAGCATCACTCACTGCCAGCTGGTGGAGAG TCTGAACAGAACATTGTGGCATCATTTGACAGAAAAGGAGAATACATATACACAGGGAATTCAAAAGGAAAG GTGTTGGTCATTGATGCAGAGACTTACGAA GTGGTAACAGAATTCCGAATACAAACAGGAACAAGTGCCAATACAGCTGTTAAAGCCATAGAGTTTGCTCGAAGGGGAAG TGCATTTCTCATCAACTCACAAGACAGAATAATTAGAGTTTTTGACAGTCAGATTGTGTTGTCATGTCAAGGAACTGAAGGTGCTGAGCCAGAACCAATTCAAAAACTCCAAGACCTTGTCAACAG AACTCTGTGGAAGAAATGTTGCTTCTCTGGTGATGGAGAATACATTTGTGCAG GATCATCCCGAACCCATGCACTTTACATCTGGGAAAAGGGAGTTGGTAATCTGGTGAAGATTCTCCATGGAACAAAGGGTGAATTGTTGCTTGATGTGGTG TGGCATCCAATACGGCCAATAATTGCATCAATTTCAAGTGGAGTTGTTTCAATTTGGGCTCAAAATCATGTT gaaaactggagtgcttttgCTCCAGATTTTAAAGAGCTGGATGAGAATGTTGAgtatgaagaaaaagaaaacgagtTTGACATT GAAGACGAAGATGAGGAAGCCGAAGTGCCTTCTGAAACTGAGGCAGGAGAAGAAGATGAAGTTGATGTGTGCACTGTAGAAAGAATTCCAGCTTTGTGCAGCAG TGACGAGGAGAATGATGAAGATCCGGATTCCATTTATTATCTTCCTGTTGCACCAGAGATTGATGATCCAGAGGAAACCGGATGGACGCAGGAG TTTTCACAGAACGATGTCCATCCGACAGGCGTCGAACGCAAGAGGAGCGCAACTCAGGAAAGTAGTTCTGAGTcgcagaagaaaaaaatcaaagtgaTTGACATTCGAAATGGCTCAAGTGAACAAGAAAGCAAGTCGCATG